Proteins found in one Bremerella volcania genomic segment:
- a CDS encoding AMP-dependent synthetase/ligase has translation MDTGGEIQQTDSIAAIFLERVRTDLKSPALWTRTANTAYQSSTWEGLLLEVASTAAALAEQGVTQGTRVVQLSENRREWITLDLALQFLGAWHVPISTHASPSQIRQILEHCDPAMIVVESTHKDGWIAKQAADCVKTLAYDDDGLWPSRTLSDLVAILPTTVELALADLQHRAEQINPDDVCSLVYTSGTTGPPKGVMLTHRNLAFNAMAVVHAYEEKPADKRLSFLPFSHLYARTCDVYTWMARGSQLALAHSRETILADCQAIKPTLINGVPYFYQKVVEGLKANGKLDMPGALQTALGGEVRMCASGGAPLAGWVIEAFAKQGLSLLEGYGMTEASPVISVSTEGAHRAGSVGKKLEGIEVRISEQGELETRGPHVMKGYYQDEAATQQVMDGDWLRTGDIGMIDDEGFLWITGRHKEMLVLSTGRKVNPDALELAIVSDPLVAQVVVCGEGRKCLSALIVPDPNQLRQRIKEARLWVFSKRQALQHPAVRAWYRDVLDCQLANRADYEQVGPFTILGQGFTPATGEMTTKLSLRRDAIMKNHHFAIEQMYKPPEVSPPWWQFWAS, from the coding sequence TGGAAGTCGCCAGCACGGCCGCGGCCCTCGCCGAGCAAGGCGTTACCCAAGGCACGCGGGTCGTTCAGCTCAGCGAAAACCGCCGCGAGTGGATTACGCTCGATCTGGCCTTGCAGTTTCTCGGGGCCTGGCATGTGCCGATCAGCACGCACGCATCCCCAAGCCAAATTCGTCAGATCCTGGAGCATTGCGACCCGGCGATGATCGTCGTCGAGTCGACGCACAAAGACGGATGGATCGCCAAGCAGGCCGCCGACTGCGTCAAGACGCTTGCTTACGACGATGACGGCCTATGGCCGTCGCGGACCCTGTCGGATCTCGTCGCCATTCTTCCTACGACGGTAGAACTGGCATTGGCTGATCTGCAGCACCGCGCGGAACAGATCAACCCGGACGACGTCTGCTCGCTAGTCTACACCAGCGGCACGACCGGGCCGCCCAAGGGGGTGATGCTGACGCATCGCAATCTGGCCTTCAATGCCATGGCGGTCGTGCACGCGTATGAAGAGAAGCCGGCCGACAAACGGCTGAGCTTTCTGCCGTTCAGCCATTTGTATGCCCGAACCTGCGATGTTTATACGTGGATGGCCCGCGGATCGCAGTTGGCCTTGGCCCACTCTCGTGAGACGATCCTGGCCGACTGCCAGGCCATCAAGCCAACGCTGATCAATGGCGTGCCCTACTTCTATCAAAAGGTGGTCGAGGGGCTGAAAGCCAATGGCAAGCTCGATATGCCTGGTGCACTGCAAACCGCACTAGGCGGCGAGGTCCGCATGTGTGCCAGCGGGGGCGCACCGTTGGCCGGCTGGGTGATTGAAGCGTTTGCCAAGCAGGGCCTTTCACTGCTGGAAGGGTACGGCATGACCGAAGCCTCGCCGGTGATCTCGGTTTCGACCGAAGGGGCCCATCGTGCCGGGAGCGTTGGCAAGAAGCTTGAAGGGATCGAGGTCCGCATCTCCGAGCAAGGCGAACTCGAAACCCGCGGCCCGCACGTGATGAAGGGATACTACCAAGACGAAGCAGCCACGCAGCAGGTGATGGATGGCGACTGGCTGCGGACCGGCGATATCGGCATGATCGACGACGAGGGCTTCCTCTGGATCACCGGTCGGCACAAGGAGATGCTCGTCCTTTCGACCGGTCGGAAGGTCAATCCGGATGCGCTCGAACTGGCCATTGTCAGCGATCCGCTCGTCGCTCAGGTAGTGGTTTGCGGGGAAGGACGCAAGTGTCTGTCGGCCCTCATAGTGCCCGATCCCAATCAACTACGTCAGCGCATCAAGGAAGCTCGGCTGTGGGTCTTTTCCAAACGACAAGCCCTGCAGCATCCGGCGGTCCGTGCTTGGTATCGCGACGTTCTCGACTGTCAGCTGGCTAATCGCGCCGACTACGAACAGGTTGGACCGTTCACCATCCTCGGCCAAGGCTTCACGCCGGCCACCGGTGAAATGACCACCAAGCTCAGCCTGCGGCGCGATGCGATCATGAAAAATCACCACTTTGCGATCGAGCAAATGTACAAGCCTCCGGAAGTGTCGCCGCCCTGGTGGCAGTTCTGGGCGTCGTAA